In Methanosarcinales archaeon, the following proteins share a genomic window:
- a CDS encoding DUF169 domain-containing protein translates to MDMEFKEKFIRLWKDYFNNAEFPIIFYYTNEIGNSELAAPDSLPMCVIGALSKVRKGASLCFNSDSIGCPGGKKYFGFTEMTMPNLPNFEFFLSCGIPGELEGERYKKSPEIVKEFMQNMPSFSAPSPLIVFKRWDHIEESDEPEVVIFFARPDVLSGLFTLTGFDTVELDGVHSPFGAGCATIVHYPYLEIYSDQPKGVIGMFDVSARPFVRKDELTLAVPMKKFVKMVENMEESFLITESWEKVKKRISMPGNQNI, encoded by the coding sequence ATGGACATGGAATTTAAAGAAAAATTCATTAGACTATGGAAAGATTATTTTAATAATGCAGAATTTCCCATCATCTTCTATTACACAAATGAAATAGGAAACTCTGAACTGGCAGCCCCCGATTCATTGCCAATGTGCGTAATAGGCGCTTTGTCAAAGGTACGCAAGGGTGCTTCATTGTGTTTCAACAGCGACTCCATTGGTTGTCCAGGCGGCAAAAAATATTTTGGATTTACTGAAATGACTATGCCCAACTTGCCCAACTTCGAATTCTTCCTTTCTTGTGGAATCCCAGGTGAACTTGAGGGGGAAAGATATAAGAAATCACCTGAGATTGTAAAGGAATTTATGCAGAATATGCCTTCTTTCAGTGCCCCTTCACCGTTAATAGTTTTCAAACGATGGGATCACATAGAAGAATCGGATGAACCGGAAGTGGTGATCTTTTTTGCCAGACCTGATGTCCTCTCGGGTCTTTTTACCCTGACAGGTTTTGATACAGTAGAATTAGACGGAGTACATTCACCCTTTGGAGCAGGTTGTGCCACTATTGTCCATTATCCTTATCTTGAGATTTATTCTGATCAACCTAAAGGTGTTATTGGGATGTTTGATGTCTCTGCACGACCATTTGTGCGAAAAGATGAACTCACATTAGCTGTACCTATGAAAAAATTCGTGAAAATGGTTGAAAATATGGAGGAGAGTTTTTTAATCACAGAATCATGGGAAAAAGTAAAAAAGAGAATATCCATGCCTGGTAATCAGAACATATAA
- the hisF gene encoding imidazole glycerol phosphate synthase subunit HisF, with translation MDYIKIIPCLDVKDGRLVKGVNFVDLKDVGDPAENGEAYSKAGADELVFLDITATIEKRKTMIDVVKRTVNRINVPLTVGGGIGSIQDIQNLMDVGVSKVSMNTAAVNNPELIREAAEQFGSEKIVVAIDTRTSSAVPSGFEVMVNGGKKTTGIDAVEWAKKVEELGAGAILPTSMDADGTQAGYDIPMTRAIADAVNLPVIASGGAGTLEHLYEAVNDGHANAVLVASITHFGTYSIKEMKEYLAGKGLPVKL, from the coding sequence ATGGACTATATAAAGATCATCCCCTGTTTGGATGTAAAGGATGGACGTCTGGTAAAGGGTGTAAATTTTGTAGATCTCAAGGATGTGGGCGATCCGGCAGAGAACGGTGAAGCCTATAGTAAAGCTGGTGCCGATGAACTGGTATTCTTAGATATTACTGCAACTATTGAGAAAAGAAAAACAATGATAGATGTGGTTAAAAGAACAGTAAACAGGATCAATGTACCTCTCACAGTGGGTGGAGGAATTGGCAGTATCCAGGATATTCAGAACCTCATGGATGTGGGCGTTTCAAAAGTATCTATGAACACGGCTGCTGTGAATAATCCGGAATTAATACGGGAAGCAGCAGAACAATTCGGCAGTGAAAAGATTGTGGTCGCTATTGATACCCGTACCTCTTCAGCTGTTCCATCGGGTTTTGAAGTCATGGTAAACGGAGGCAAGAAAACCACCGGGATTGATGCAGTTGAATGGGCAAAAAAAGTTGAAGAGCTGGGTGCAGGAGCGATCTTACCCACAAGTATGGATGCAGATGGAACACAAGCCGGATATGATATCCCAATGACCAGGGCAATAGCCGATGCCGTTAACCTGCCGGTAATTGCATCAGGAGGAGCCGGGACACTGGAACATCTATACGAAGCTGTAAATGATGGGCATGCCAATGCAGTCCTTGTGGCATCGATCACTCACTTTGGCACGTACTCGATCAAAGAGATGAAAGAATACCTTGCGGGGAAAGGACTTCCCGTAAAGCTTTG